A single genomic interval of Metasolibacillus fluoroglycofenilyticus harbors:
- the rpiB gene encoding ribose 5-phosphate isomerase B, giving the protein MKIAISSDHGGNNLRREIMSLLGDLGISYEDFGPQSDESVDYPDYAKPVSDGVASGKFDRGILICGTGIGMSIAANKVKGIRCALVHDVFSAKATRCHNDSNVIAMGERVIGPGLAREIVATWLSTEFEGGRHTRRVEKISELEV; this is encoded by the coding sequence TTGAAAATTGCAATTTCTTCTGACCATGGTGGAAATAATTTACGCCGTGAGATTATGTCTCTGTTAGGTGACTTAGGCATTAGCTATGAAGACTTCGGCCCACAATCTGATGAATCGGTTGATTATCCAGACTATGCAAAGCCTGTATCGGATGGTGTTGCCTCTGGAAAGTTTGATCGAGGCATTTTGATATGTGGTACGGGAATTGGCATGTCGATTGCGGCAAACAAAGTAAAAGGAATTCGTTGCGCCTTAGTGCATGATGTATTTTCAGCAAAAGCAACGCGCTGTCATAATGATTCCAACGTAATAGCAATGGGCGAACGCGTTATTGGACCAGGGCTGGCACGTGAAATCGTTGCAACTTGGCTAAGCACTGAATTTGAAGGCGGACGCCATACGCGCCGTGTAGAAAAAATTTCAGAGCTGGAAGTGTAA
- a CDS encoding TIGR01440 family protein: MTNLTDMHKSLATLLSELEQQVVFQPQQLFVVGCSTSEVMGERIGTAGAMDVATAIYEELQAFAERHQLYLAFQGCEHINRALTLEYAAAEKYQLEPVHVVPVKTAGGSMSAHAYKQMQKPVVVENIQAHAGIDIGQTLIGMHLKAVAVPIRTSVKTLGEAVVTVATTRPKLIGGVRAQYE, from the coding sequence ATGACAAATTTAACTGATATGCATAAATCGCTAGCAACATTGTTAAGTGAATTAGAACAGCAAGTGGTTTTCCAACCGCAACAACTATTTGTGGTAGGATGCTCGACATCAGAGGTGATGGGTGAGCGCATAGGAACAGCGGGAGCAATGGATGTAGCAACGGCTATTTATGAAGAGCTACAAGCATTTGCTGAACGCCATCAATTATACTTAGCTTTTCAGGGCTGTGAGCATATTAATCGTGCGTTAACACTTGAATATGCAGCAGCGGAAAAATATCAGCTAGAGCCTGTGCATGTCGTGCCAGTAAAAACAGCTGGTGGTTCTATGTCGGCACATGCCTATAAGCAAATGCAAAAGCCAGTTGTAGTGGAAAATATACAAGCCCATGCAGGGATTGATATTGGTCAAACATTAATTGGCATGCATTTAAAAGCAGTAGCAGTTCCAATCCGTACATCTGTGAAAACACTAGGTGAAGCAGTAGTAACAGTAGCGACGACACGCCCGAAACTAATTGGTGGCGTGCGTGCACAATATGAATAA
- the glyA gene encoding serine hydroxymethyltransferase, translating to MAFEKLAAQDKAVLDGILAEKKRQQANIELIASENFVSEAVMEAQGSVLTNKYAEGYPGKRYYGGCEHVDVVEDIARDRIKELFGAEYANVQPHSGAQANMAVYHTILEPGDTVLGMNLSHGGHLTHGSPVNFSGILYNFVEYGVTEDTHVIDYEDVRQKALAHKPKLIVAGASAYPREIDFKKFREIADEIGAYFMVDMAHIAGLVAAGEHQSPVPYADFVTSTTHKTLRGPRGGLILASKEWEQKLNKSVFPGIQGGPLMHVIAAKAVAFGEALRPEFKDYAKQVKANAKVLAETLIAEGVEIVSGGTDNHIVLLNVKSLGLTGKVAEHALDAVGITTNKNTIPYDTESPFVTSGVRIGTPAVTSRGFKEDDIKEVGSIIALVLKNIDDEAVKEQAIARVKALTDKFPLYA from the coding sequence ATGGCATTTGAAAAATTAGCAGCACAAGATAAGGCAGTATTAGATGGTATTTTAGCAGAGAAAAAGCGTCAGCAAGCGAATATTGAGCTAATCGCATCTGAAAACTTTGTATCTGAAGCGGTAATGGAAGCACAAGGCTCCGTGCTAACAAATAAATATGCAGAGGGTTACCCAGGTAAACGCTACTATGGTGGCTGTGAGCATGTCGATGTAGTGGAAGATATCGCGCGCGATCGCATCAAAGAACTTTTCGGTGCTGAATATGCAAACGTACAGCCACACTCTGGTGCGCAAGCAAATATGGCTGTATATCATACAATTCTAGAGCCAGGCGATACAGTACTTGGTATGAATCTTTCTCATGGTGGTCACTTAACACATGGTTCACCAGTTAACTTCTCAGGTATTTTATATAATTTCGTAGAGTACGGTGTAACAGAAGATACACATGTCATCGACTATGAAGATGTTCGTCAAAAAGCATTAGCGCATAAGCCAAAATTAATTGTTGCAGGTGCATCAGCATATCCACGCGAAATTGACTTCAAAAAATTCCGTGAAATTGCAGACGAAATCGGCGCTTACTTTATGGTAGATATGGCGCATATTGCTGGTTTAGTAGCTGCAGGTGAACACCAATCACCTGTACCATATGCTGATTTCGTAACGTCTACAACACATAAAACTTTACGTGGTCCACGTGGAGGATTAATTTTAGCTTCTAAAGAATGGGAGCAAAAATTAAATAAATCAGTATTCCCTGGTATTCAAGGTGGTCCATTAATGCACGTTATTGCTGCTAAAGCTGTAGCATTTGGTGAAGCATTACGACCAGAATTTAAAGACTATGCGAAGCAAGTAAAAGCAAATGCAAAAGTACTAGCAGAAACTTTAATCGCTGAAGGTGTGGAAATTGTATCTGGTGGTACAGATAACCATATCGTATTATTGAATGTGAAATCTCTTGGCCTAACAGGGAAAGTAGCAGAGCATGCACTAGATGCTGTTGGTATTACAACAAACAAAAACACAATTCCATATGATACTGAGTCACCATTCGTCACTTCAGGTGTTCGCATTGGTACACCAGCCGTAACATCTCGAGGCTTTAAAGAAGATGATATAAAAGAAGTGGGCTCTATTATTGCATTGGTATTAAAGAATATTGATGACGAAGCAGTAAAAGAACAAGCAATCGCTCGCGTAAAAGCTTTAACAGATAAATTTCCATTATATGCGTAA
- the upp gene encoding uracil phosphoribosyltransferase — MSKVYVFDHPLIQHKLTYIRDKNTGTKEFRELVDEVATLMAFEITREMPLEEIEVETPVTTAKSKVLSGKKLAIVPILRAGIGMVDGVLNLIPAAKVGHIGLYRDPETLKPVEYYAKLPADVEERDFIIVDPMLATGGSAVEAINSLKKRGAKNIKFMCLIAAPEGVEAIQKEHNDVDIFIAALDERLNEHGYIIPGLGDAGDRLFGTK; from the coding sequence ATGAGCAAAGTATATGTATTCGATCACCCATTAATTCAGCACAAGTTAACGTATATTCGTGACAAAAACACTGGAACAAAAGAATTTCGTGAACTTGTAGATGAAGTTGCGACGTTAATGGCATTTGAAATTACAAGGGAAATGCCGCTTGAAGAAATCGAAGTTGAAACACCTGTAACAACAGCAAAATCAAAAGTGTTATCTGGTAAAAAGCTGGCTATCGTTCCAATTTTACGAGCAGGAATTGGTATGGTAGATGGCGTTTTAAATTTAATTCCAGCAGCGAAAGTTGGACATATTGGTTTATATCGCGATCCAGAAACATTAAAACCTGTTGAATACTATGCCAAGCTACCAGCGGATGTAGAAGAACGTGATTTCATTATTGTAGACCCAATGCTAGCAACAGGAGGCTCTGCTGTTGAGGCAATCAACTCTTTGAAAAAGCGCGGTGCAAAAAACATTAAATTTATGTGCTTAATTGCTGCGCCGGAAGGTGTAGAGGCAATTCAAAAAGAACATAACGATGTAGATATTTTTATCGCGGCGCTGGACGAAAGATTAAATGAACACGGCTATATCATCCCAGGTTTAGGAGATGCAGGCGATCGTTTATTTGGTACAAAATAG
- the wecB gene encoding non-hydrolyzing UDP-N-acetylglucosamine 2-epimerase, which translates to MTKFKVMTIFGTRPEAIKMAPLVLELEKHPQIESIVTVTAQHRQMLDQVLETFKIKPNYDLNIMKDRQTLVDVATNALQGLDAVMKEAKPDIVLVHGDTATTFIGSLAAFYNQIAIGHVEAGLRTGQKYSPYPEEMNRQLTGVMADLHFAPTQQSEENLLRENKPAEAIFVTGNTAIDALATTVSETYSHPVLEKIGTDRMILLTAHRRENLGEPMRNMFRAIKRLLAEHNDIQVVYPVHMNPVVREIANDVLGNDERIHLIEPLEVFDFHNIAARSYMILTDSGGVQEEAPSLGKPVLVLRDTTERPEGIAAGTLKLAGTDEDTIYQLANELLVDQTAYDAMAQASNPYGDGHASERIVKALVEFLVKHA; encoded by the coding sequence ATGACGAAGTTTAAAGTAATGACGATTTTCGGTACGCGTCCAGAGGCAATTAAAATGGCTCCGCTCGTATTGGAGTTGGAAAAGCACCCACAAATCGAATCGATTGTGACAGTGACAGCTCAGCATCGTCAAATGCTTGATCAAGTGCTTGAAACATTCAAAATTAAGCCAAATTATGACTTGAATATTATGAAGGATCGCCAAACGCTTGTGGACGTTGCGACAAATGCATTGCAAGGGTTAGATGCAGTTATGAAAGAAGCAAAGCCAGATATCGTGCTTGTACATGGCGATACAGCGACTACATTCATTGGTAGCTTAGCTGCTTTTTATAATCAAATTGCAATTGGGCATGTGGAGGCAGGGCTTCGTACAGGTCAAAAATATTCACCATATCCAGAGGAAATGAACCGACAGCTTACAGGTGTAATGGCGGATTTACATTTCGCACCGACACAGCAGTCTGAGGAGAATTTATTGCGTGAAAATAAGCCAGCTGAAGCTATTTTTGTAACTGGAAATACAGCGATTGATGCACTTGCGACGACTGTAAGTGAGACGTATAGCCATCCAGTTCTAGAGAAAATAGGTACAGATCGGATGATTTTATTAACTGCCCATCGCCGTGAAAACCTTGGTGAACCAATGCGCAATATGTTCCGTGCAATCAAGCGTTTATTAGCAGAGCATAACGATATTCAAGTTGTTTACCCTGTGCATATGAATCCTGTTGTACGTGAAATTGCCAATGACGTGTTAGGCAATGACGAGCGCATTCACTTAATTGAGCCGTTAGAGGTATTTGATTTCCACAATATTGCGGCGCGTTCATACATGATTTTAACGGATTCTGGTGGGGTGCAGGAGGAAGCTCCTTCATTAGGAAAACCAGTGCTTGTATTGCGTGATACAACAGAGCGTCCTGAGGGAATTGCAGCAGGTACATTAAAGCTTGCTGGCACAGACGAGGATACAATTTATCAGTTAGCGAATGAGCTGCTAGTCGATCAGACAGCGTACGATGCGATGGCACAAGCATCCAATCCATATGGTGATGGCCATGCCTCAGAGAGAATTGTCAAAGCGCTTGTCGAATTTTTAGTAAAGCATGCTTAG
- a CDS encoding ATP synthase subunit I, whose protein sequence is MEDLHYIFAKQKKVLFFLLALCVLGWAFTPYASIFAGLGLGAFFGTYNFWILVRRMDKFDRSVSEGRKASSLGTALRFGSGIAAVAIAMSLPEHFHLISTVIGLMLPYIFLVIERIVHLVKQH, encoded by the coding sequence ATGGAAGATTTGCATTACATTTTCGCAAAGCAAAAGAAAGTGTTATTTTTTTTGCTCGCACTCTGTGTACTAGGATGGGCTTTTACGCCATATGCTAGCATCTTCGCGGGACTTGGTTTAGGTGCATTCTTCGGTACATATAACTTTTGGATTTTAGTTCGACGGATGGACAAGTTTGACCGTTCTGTTAGTGAAGGAAGAAAGGCATCATCTTTAGGCACAGCCTTACGCTTTGGCTCGGGTATTGCGGCAGTCGCAATCGCCATGTCGTTGCCAGAACATTTTCATCTAATTAGCACAGTTATTGGGCTAATGCTTCCGTACATTTTCCTCGTAATCGAGCGAATTGTACATCTTGTTAAACAGCACTAA
- the atpB gene encoding F0F1 ATP synthase subunit A, with protein MGHKNPEFDLPLFGDYVLTFNKSTVLMLIVTAAVVFLIAFISTRSLKLKPTGMQNFMEWIMDFVKGIIKSNMDWKTGGRFHVLGLTLIMFIAVANLLGLPFAIIYDDYLWWKSPTADPTVTLTLAVMVTLLAHYYGIKMQGTGGYAKTTYLKPMWWMFPLKIIEEFANTLTLGLRLYGNIYAGEILIGLIAGIAGASIWGWFGMVVPALAWQGFSIFIGFIQAFIFTMLTMVYLAHKVSHDH; from the coding sequence ATGGGTCATAAAAATCCAGAATTTGATCTGCCATTATTCGGTGACTATGTCTTAACATTTAACAAATCAACTGTTTTAATGCTAATTGTCACTGCGGCAGTCGTGTTTTTAATCGCGTTTATTTCCACACGTAGTTTAAAACTGAAGCCAACAGGTATGCAAAACTTCATGGAGTGGATTATGGACTTCGTGAAAGGTATTATCAAGAGTAATATGGACTGGAAAACAGGTGGTCGCTTCCACGTATTAGGGCTTACGCTAATAATGTTTATCGCTGTAGCGAACTTATTAGGTTTACCATTCGCAATCATTTATGATGATTACCTATGGTGGAAATCACCAACAGCCGATCCAACTGTAACTTTAACATTAGCTGTTATGGTTACGCTTTTAGCTCACTATTACGGTATTAAAATGCAAGGAACTGGTGGTTATGCGAAGACAACTTATTTGAAGCCAATGTGGTGGATGTTCCCGCTAAAAATTATTGAAGAGTTTGCCAATACATTAACGCTTGGTTTACGTCTATACGGTAATATTTACGCAGGGGAAATTTTAATCGGTTTAATCGCGGGTATTGCCGGTGCAAGTATTTGGGGCTGGTTCGGAATGGTTGTTCCGGCACTCGCATGGCAAGGGTTCTCGATTTTCATCGGGTTTATCCAAGCTTTCATTTTCACTATGTTAACGATGGTTTATTTGGCGCACAAAGTGAGTCACGACCATTAA
- the atpE gene encoding F0F1 ATP synthase subunit C codes for MTGSIGLLAAAIAIGLGALGAGIGNGLIVSKTVEGIARQPELRGALQTTMFIGVALVEALPIIGVVVAFIVMNQ; via the coding sequence ATGACAGGTTCAATCGGTTTATTAGCAGCAGCAATCGCAATCGGTTTAGGTGCACTAGGTGCAGGTATCGGTAACGGTCTTATCGTATCAAAAACAGTAGAAGGTATCGCTCGTCAACCAGAATTACGTGGTGCTCTTCAAACAACAATGTTTATCGGGGTTGCATTAGTTGAGGCCCTTCCAATCATCGGTGTAGTAGTAGCATTCATCGTAATGAACCAATAA
- the atpF gene encoding F0F1 ATP synthase subunit B, with amino-acid sequence MLLNDLVLGAAGGFNGGDILATLATFVILMLLLKKFAWGPLMGIMQQREELVASEIDAAEKARKETHQLLEEQKSLLKEARTEAQAIVEGAKKQGDVQREEIISTARAEAARLKDAAVREIENEKEKAIAAVREEVVSLSVLAASKVLGKEISEEDNSALIKETIAKAGEAK; translated from the coding sequence GTGTTATTAAATGATCTTGTATTAGGTGCAGCTGGCGGTTTTAACGGCGGTGACATCCTTGCAACATTAGCAACATTTGTAATTTTAATGCTTCTTTTGAAAAAATTTGCGTGGGGTCCATTAATGGGCATTATGCAACAACGTGAGGAGCTTGTTGCAAGCGAAATCGATGCAGCAGAAAAAGCGCGCAAAGAAACGCACCAATTATTAGAAGAACAAAAAAGCCTTCTTAAAGAAGCTCGTACAGAAGCACAAGCAATCGTAGAAGGTGCAAAAAAACAAGGCGATGTACAGCGTGAGGAAATTATTTCAACAGCGCGTGCAGAAGCAGCTCGTTTAAAAGATGCAGCAGTGCGTGAAATCGAAAACGAAAAAGAAAAAGCGATCGCAGCAGTGCGTGAAGAAGTTGTATCACTATCAGTTCTTGCAGCATCTAAAGTGCTTGGCAAAGAGATTTCTGAAGAGGACAACAGCGCATTAATTAAAGAGACGATTGCGAAGGCAGGCGAAGCGAAATGA
- a CDS encoding F0F1 ATP synthase subunit delta, protein MSQVAKRYAEALFQLASKEQSIAEVSADLKEFTAAIEATPALLELLKAPKISSAKKKAMLSEILANANSSVLNTVQLLVDKQRINDIVTIAKEFQNLATAAQGAVEATVYSTRALTEAENAEISAAFATLVGKSKLDIKNIIEPSILGGIRVQIGNYIYDSTIASKLEGLKRTLVV, encoded by the coding sequence ATGAGTCAAGTAGCGAAACGTTACGCTGAAGCATTGTTTCAATTAGCAAGCAAAGAGCAAAGTATTGCAGAAGTAAGTGCAGATTTAAAGGAATTCACAGCGGCAATCGAAGCAACACCAGCTTTATTAGAGCTATTAAAAGCACCTAAAATTTCTTCTGCAAAGAAAAAAGCAATGCTATCTGAAATTTTAGCGAACGCTAATTCATCAGTATTAAACACAGTTCAATTATTAGTGGATAAACAACGCATCAATGATATCGTGACGATTGCAAAAGAGTTTCAAAATCTTGCAACTGCAGCACAAGGTGCAGTTGAGGCGACAGTTTATTCAACACGTGCTTTAACCGAAGCTGAAAATGCAGAGATTTCTGCTGCATTTGCAACGCTAGTAGGTAAAAGTAAGCTAGACATTAAAAACATTATTGAACCATCTATTCTTGGTGGTATTCGTGTACAAATCGGCAACTATATTTATGACAGCACAATCGCTTCTAAGCTAGAAGGTTTAAAGCGTACATTAGTTGTTTAA
- the atpA gene encoding F0F1 ATP synthase subunit alpha, with protein sequence MGIKAEEISSLIKQQIENYQSELQVSEVGTVIRVGDGIALAHGLDNVMAGELLEFSNGVMGMAQNLEEGNVGIIILGEYLGIKEGDEVRRTGRIMSVPVGEELIGRVVNPLGQPVDGLGPINTTKTRPIESPAFGVMARKSVHEPLQTGIKAIDALVPIGRGQRELIIGDRQTGKTSVAIDTILNQTGENMICIYVAIGQKESTVRSVVETLRKNGALDYTIVVTASSSQPSPLLFLAPFAGVAMAEEFMLQGKHVLVVYDDLSKQASAYRELSLLLRRPPGREAYPGDVFYLHSRLLERAAKLNETYQNGSITALPFVETQAGDISAYIPTNVISITDGQIFLQSDLFNSGVRPAINAGLSVSRVGGSAQIKAMKKVAGTLRLDLAAFRELESFAQFGSDLDKATLAKLERGKRTVEVLKQDLNKPLKVEKQVVILYALTRGFLDDIPVGDITRFEAEFLSWLDTNHTAVLDHIRTTKDIPADADLTEAINAFKKTFAKSE encoded by the coding sequence ATGGGCATCAAAGCTGAAGAAATCAGCAGTCTGATTAAACAACAGATTGAAAACTACCAATCTGAATTACAAGTAAGCGAAGTAGGTACAGTTATCCGCGTTGGTGACGGTATCGCTCTTGCTCATGGCCTCGACAACGTCATGGCTGGAGAGCTTTTAGAGTTCTCTAACGGTGTTATGGGTATGGCACAAAACCTAGAAGAAGGTAATGTAGGTATTATTATTTTAGGTGAGTACCTTGGCATTAAAGAAGGCGATGAAGTTCGTCGTACAGGTCGTATTATGAGCGTTCCAGTTGGTGAAGAACTAATTGGTCGTGTTGTAAACCCATTAGGTCAACCAGTGGATGGTCTAGGTCCAATCAACACAACAAAAACTCGTCCAATTGAAAGCCCAGCTTTCGGTGTAATGGCACGTAAATCTGTACATGAGCCATTACAAACAGGTATTAAAGCGATTGACGCATTAGTTCCAATTGGTCGTGGTCAACGTGAGTTAATTATCGGTGACCGTCAAACAGGTAAAACATCTGTAGCGATTGATACAATCTTAAACCAAACTGGTGAAAACATGATTTGTATCTATGTTGCAATCGGTCAAAAAGAATCTACAGTGCGTAGCGTAGTTGAAACATTACGTAAAAACGGTGCTTTAGATTATACAATCGTAGTAACAGCTTCTTCTTCTCAACCATCACCATTATTGTTCTTAGCACCATTCGCTGGTGTAGCAATGGCAGAAGAATTTATGTTACAAGGTAAACACGTATTAGTAGTATATGATGACTTATCGAAGCAAGCGTCTGCTTACCGTGAGCTGTCATTATTATTACGTCGTCCTCCAGGTCGTGAAGCTTACCCTGGTGACGTATTCTACTTACACAGCCGTCTACTTGAGCGTGCTGCGAAGTTAAACGAAACTTACCAAAACGGTTCGATTACGGCATTGCCATTCGTAGAAACACAAGCTGGAGACATTTCAGCTTACATTCCAACAAACGTAATTTCGATTACAGATGGTCAAATTTTCTTACAATCTGACTTATTCAACTCAGGTGTACGACCAGCAATTAACGCAGGTTTATCTGTATCACGTGTAGGTGGTTCAGCACAAATCAAAGCGATGAAAAAAGTTGCCGGTACATTACGTCTTGATTTAGCTGCTTTCCGTGAATTAGAATCATTCGCTCAGTTTGGTTCTGACCTAGATAAAGCAACTTTAGCTAAATTAGAGCGTGGTAAACGTACAGTTGAAGTTTTAAAACAAGACTTAAACAAACCATTAAAAGTTGAAAAACAAGTTGTTATTTTATATGCATTAACTCGTGGTTTCTTAGACGATATTCCAGTAGGGGACATCACTCGTTTTGAGGCTGAATTCTTAAGCTGGTTAGATACAAACCACACAGCTGTATTAGATCATATCCGTACAACAAAAGATATTCCAGCTGATGCAGACCTTACTGAAGCAATCAATGCATTCAAAAAGACTTTTGCTAAATCAGAATAA
- the atpG gene encoding ATP synthase F1 subunit gamma, which translates to MVNLREIKGRINSTKSTQKITKAMQMVSSSKLRRAEQNAKAYVPYMEKIQDVVGAIAAGTKDSGHPMLTARPVKKTAYLVIGSDRGLAGAYNSSILRQVQRTINERHKSKDEYVVFALGRVARDYFVKRDHNVISSVVALPDQPTFADIKEIARNAVGMFIDGAYDELYMYYNHFESAISQVVTEKKVLPLTDIATSTSSAAYEFEPSGEAILEVLLPQYAESLIYGALLDGKASEHASRMTAMRSATDNASDLIDGLSLQYNRARQAAITQEITEIVGGAAALE; encoded by the coding sequence GTGGTAAACTTACGCGAAATTAAAGGTCGTATTAACTCTACAAAGAGCACGCAAAAAATCACAAAAGCAATGCAGATGGTTTCATCATCGAAACTACGTCGTGCAGAGCAAAATGCAAAAGCATACGTTCCTTACATGGAAAAAATTCAAGACGTAGTAGGCGCTATCGCTGCAGGTACGAAAGACAGTGGACACCCAATGTTAACTGCTCGCCCTGTTAAGAAAACAGCTTACTTAGTAATTGGTTCTGACCGTGGTTTAGCAGGTGCTTACAACTCAAGCATTCTGCGTCAAGTTCAACGTACAATTAACGAGCGTCATAAATCCAAAGACGAATACGTTGTCTTTGCATTAGGTCGTGTAGCGCGTGATTACTTTGTTAAACGTGATCATAATGTTATTAGTAGTGTTGTTGCTCTTCCTGACCAACCAACATTTGCTGATATTAAAGAAATCGCTCGTAATGCTGTTGGTATGTTCATTGATGGTGCATATGATGAACTTTATATGTACTATAACCACTTCGAAAGTGCTATTTCTCAAGTAGTGACGGAGAAAAAGGTTCTTCCGTTGACTGATATTGCCACTTCAACATCAAGCGCTGCGTATGAATTCGAGCCATCTGGTGAAGCAATTCTAGAAGTTTTACTTCCACAATATGCAGAAAGCTTAATTTACGGTGCTTTATTAGACGGAAAAGCAAGTGAACATGCTTCACGTATGACGGCAATGCGTAGTGCAACAGATAACGCATCTGATTTAATCGATGGTCTATCATTGCAATACAACCGTGCGCGTCAAGCAGCTATTACACAAGAAATTACAGAAATCGTTGGTGGAGCTGCGGCTTTAGAATAA
- the atpD gene encoding F0F1 ATP synthase subunit beta produces MNKGQVLQVMGPVVDVKFENGHLPAIYNNLTVKIERPNEEPTTLALEVAIHLGDDVVRTIAMSSTDGLQRGAEVTDSGKAISVPVGEVTLGRVFNVLGEVIDLGEEIPESARRDSIHREAPKFDELSTTVEILETGIKVVDLLAPYIKGGKIGLFGGAGVGKTVLIQELINNIAQEHSGISVFAGVGERTREGNDLFHEMTDSGVIKQTAMVFGQMNEPPGARMRVALTGLTMAEYFRDEQGQDVLLFIDNIFRFTQAGSEVSALLGRMPSAVGYQPTLATEMGKLQERITSTTKGSVTSIQAIYVPADDYTDPAPATTFAHLDATTNLERKLSEMGIYPAVDPLASTSRALSPEIVGEEHYAIATGVQRTIQRYRELQDIIAILGMDELSDEDKQTVERARRIQFFLSQNFHVAEQFTGQAGSYVPVKETVRSFKEILDGKWDHLPEDAFRLVGSIEEVVEKAKGMGVEV; encoded by the coding sequence ATGAACAAAGGACAAGTTCTACAAGTAATGGGTCCGGTAGTAGACGTTAAATTCGAAAACGGCCATTTACCAGCAATCTATAACAACCTAACTGTTAAGATTGAACGTCCAAATGAAGAGCCTACTACTTTAGCTCTTGAAGTTGCAATCCACTTAGGTGACGATGTTGTTCGTACAATTGCGATGTCATCTACAGATGGTTTACAACGTGGAGCAGAAGTAACAGACTCAGGGAAAGCTATTTCAGTACCAGTTGGTGAAGTGACACTGGGACGTGTATTTAACGTACTTGGTGAAGTAATCGACTTAGGTGAAGAAATTCCAGAATCAGCTCGCCGTGACTCAATCCACCGCGAAGCGCCAAAATTTGATGAATTATCTACAACAGTTGAAATCCTAGAAACAGGTATCAAAGTAGTAGACTTATTAGCACCGTATATTAAAGGCGGTAAAATCGGTCTATTCGGTGGTGCCGGCGTAGGTAAAACTGTATTAATCCAAGAATTAATCAACAACATCGCACAAGAGCACAGCGGTATTTCTGTATTCGCGGGTGTAGGTGAGCGTACACGTGAAGGTAACGACTTATTCCACGAGATGACTGACTCTGGTGTTATTAAGCAAACTGCGATGGTATTTGGTCAAATGAATGAGCCACCTGGTGCACGTATGCGTGTAGCATTAACAGGCTTAACAATGGCTGAGTATTTCCGTGATGAACAAGGTCAAGACGTACTTTTATTCATCGACAACATTTTCCGTTTCACACAAGCAGGTTCTGAGGTTTCTGCCCTATTAGGTCGTATGCCTTCTGCGGTAGGTTACCAACCAACACTTGCTACAGAAATGGGTAAATTACAAGAGCGTATCACATCGACAACAAAAGGTTCTGTAACTTCGATTCAAGCGATTTACGTACCAGCCGATGACTATACTGACCCAGCTCCAGCAACAACTTTCGCTCACTTAGATGCAACAACAAACTTAGAGCGTAAATTATCTGAGATGGGTATTTATCCAGCGGTTGACCCATTAGCATCAACTTCTCGTGCATTATCACCAGAAATCGTTGGTGAAGAGCACTATGCAATTGCTACTGGTGTTCAACGTACAATTCAACGTTACCGTGAGTTACAAGATATCATCGCTATCTTAGGTATGGACGAGTTATCTGATGAAGATAAGCAAACAGTAGAGCGCGCGCGTCGCATTCAATTCTTCTTATCTCAAAACTTCCACGTTGCGGAGCAATTTACTGGTCAAGCAGGTTCTTACGTGCCTGTTAAAGAAACTGTTCGCTCATTTAAAGAAATACTTGATGGCAAATGGGATCACTTACCAGAGGATGCTTTCCGTTTAGTAGGTAGCATTGAAGAAGTAGTAGAAAAAGCAAAAGGCATGGGCGTAGAGGTTTAA